One Edaphobacter flagellatus genomic region harbors:
- a CDS encoding serine/threonine protein kinase has protein sequence MEIVAKAYAAKKSLHFRKRVGAGAFKETFLVDDGTRSLALKVIGHKSSHSRTEREIDAIVRCSHPNIAQLESVETFSLGTSTYTCLIEEYIAGGTLADRVKTTPLTREQTLEVGAALIEVLDHLYQLNLVHRDLKPDNIMFRSSLSWQPVVVDFGIVRDLSRSSLTQTWVSMGPGTPLFAPSEQLNNRKEMIDWRSDQFALGVTLTMAQGRKHPYSTDLDSGYECVDRVADGSDPQAQFFRFAVESHLPALRKMVNQFPIDRFRTPSQLRDAWRTQ, from the coding sequence ATGGAAATCGTAGCGAAGGCTTACGCTGCAAAAAAAAGTCTGCATTTTCGTAAACGGGTTGGGGCAGGAGCATTTAAGGAGACCTTTCTTGTAGATGATGGAACGCGCTCGCTGGCCTTAAAAGTAATTGGACACAAATCCTCTCACTCTAGAACTGAACGTGAAATCGATGCCATAGTTAGATGCAGTCATCCGAATATCGCCCAGCTTGAATCCGTTGAGACCTTTAGTTTGGGTACATCGACATACACATGTCTTATTGAGGAGTACATAGCAGGCGGCACGCTCGCGGACAGAGTGAAAACAACACCCCTAACAAGAGAACAAACACTAGAAGTAGGTGCGGCTCTGATCGAAGTACTCGATCACTTGTATCAACTCAACCTAGTTCATCGTGACTTAAAACCTGACAACATCATGTTTCGGTCCTCGTTATCTTGGCAACCTGTGGTGGTGGACTTCGGTATCGTTAGAGATCTTTCCCGTTCTTCATTGACTCAAACATGGGTATCGATGGGCCCAGGCACACCACTTTTTGCTCCGTCTGAACAACTTAATAATCGGAAGGAGATGATTGACTGGAGGTCAGATCAGTTTGCTCTTGGAGTAACACTCACGATGGCTCAAGGTCGCAAACATCCTTATTCGACCGATCTTGACTCAGGTTATGAGTGTGTAGACCGAGTTGCAGACGGGTCGGACCCACAGGCGCAGTTTTTTCGATTTGCAGTGGAATCGCATTTGCCTGCTCTCCGGAAGATGGTGAATCAATTCCCAATTGATCGTTTTAGAACGCCGAGCCAACTTCGGGATGCTTGGCGAACTCAGTAA
- the ffh gene encoding signal recognition particle protein: protein MFENLSDKLQRSFKNLRGQGTITDENIGDALREIRIALLESDVNLAVVDSLIEHIRTRAMGSQVATALSPTEQLVKIVHDELVNILGRDTARFQKSSQPPSVILMAGLQGSGKTTTSAKLAQWLKKAGHRPMLVSVDVYRPAAREQLRVVAQSINANLYEGKITSDKPGTDDVLRLAKEAKREAANFGCDMLIVDTAGRLGIDEALMDEMAQLKKLLSPSEILFVADAMTGQDAVNSAKAFNDRLQITGAILTKMDGDARGGAALSIRNITGQPIKFLGTGEKPDAFEPFHPDRIVSRIMGMGDIATLLERAEEKLDRGKAEAFAKKALSGDGFTLEDFRDQLRQIKKMGSMKSILKMLPSVGPFAGMSQAIDNVDESQFTRVESIINSMTQKERIDHEIINGSRRKRIAHGSGTTVQDVNNLLRQYAQMRKVFKTMGSGGGMKAQQRMMSQLQGRQRFGR, encoded by the coding sequence ATGTTCGAGAATCTCTCCGATAAGCTCCAGCGTTCCTTCAAAAACCTCCGTGGCCAGGGCACCATCACCGACGAAAACATCGGCGACGCCCTCCGCGAGATCCGCATTGCTCTCCTCGAGTCCGACGTGAACCTCGCCGTCGTCGACTCCCTCATCGAGCACATCCGCACCCGCGCCATGGGCTCCCAGGTCGCCACCGCGCTCTCCCCCACCGAGCAGCTCGTCAAGATCGTCCACGACGAGCTCGTCAACATCCTCGGCCGCGACACCGCCCGCTTCCAGAAATCCTCCCAGCCGCCCTCCGTCATCCTCATGGCTGGCCTCCAGGGCTCCGGTAAGACGACCACCTCCGCCAAGCTTGCCCAGTGGCTCAAGAAGGCCGGCCACCGGCCCATGCTCGTCTCCGTCGACGTCTACCGCCCCGCTGCCCGCGAGCAGCTCCGCGTCGTCGCTCAATCCATCAACGCCAATCTCTACGAAGGCAAAATCACCAGCGACAAACCGGGCACCGACGACGTCCTCCGCCTTGCGAAGGAAGCCAAGCGCGAAGCCGCCAACTTCGGCTGCGACATGCTCATCGTCGACACCGCCGGCCGCCTCGGCATCGACGAAGCCCTCATGGACGAGATGGCGCAGCTCAAAAAGCTCCTCTCCCCCTCCGAGATCCTCTTCGTCGCCGACGCCATGACCGGCCAGGACGCCGTCAACTCCGCCAAGGCCTTCAACGACCGCCTCCAGATCACCGGAGCCATCCTCACCAAGATGGACGGCGACGCCCGCGGCGGCGCAGCCCTCTCCATCCGCAACATCACCGGCCAGCCCATCAAGTTCCTCGGCACCGGCGAAAAACCCGACGCCTTCGAGCCCTTCCACCCCGACCGCATCGTCTCCCGCATCATGGGCATGGGCGACATCGCCACCCTGCTCGAGCGCGCCGAAGAAAAACTCGACCGCGGCAAGGCCGAGGCCTTCGCCAAAAAGGCCCTCTCCGGCGACGGCTTCACCCTCGAGGACTTCCGCGACCAGCTCCGTCAGATCAAAAAGATGGGCTCCATGAAGTCCATCCTCAAGATGCTCCCCTCCGTCGGACCCTTCGCCGGCATGTCGCAGGCCATCGACAACGTCGACGAGAGCCAGTTCACCCGCGTCGAGTCCATCATCAACTCGATGACCCAAAAAGAACGCATCGACCACGAGATCATCAACGGCAGCCGCCGCAAACGCATCGCCCACGGCTCCGGCACCACCGTCCAGGACGTCAACAATCTCCTACGCCAGTACGCCCAGATGCGCAAGGTCTTCAAAACCATGGGCTCAGGCGGCGGCATGAAAGCCCAGCAAAGAATGATGAGCCAGTTGCAGGGTAGGCAGAGGTTCGGACGATAG